One Rosa chinensis cultivar Old Blush chromosome 5, RchiOBHm-V2, whole genome shotgun sequence genomic region harbors:
- the LOC112168329 gene encoding transcription initiation factor TFIID subunit 11: MKQQSKDPFEAAFEEQDDSPPDSPAAFDAIRAALDEDYDEGLPPEDPPSSSTPSTAAAAATTTTTTVATVTPATKTLTKKSSAKPTPASSARATKQSQQNKEEDDDEDEDNVDVELGKYPATGDPVKMAKMQAILSRFSEEQMSRYESFRRAGFQKSNMKRLLASISGTPKISVPMTIVVSGIAKMFVGELVETARMVMSERRESGPIRPCHIRESYRRLKLEGKVPKRSVSRLFR, translated from the exons atgaagcaGCAATCCAAGGACCCATTCGAAGCCGCGTTCGAGGAGCAAGACGACTCACCGCCCGATTCTCCGGCCGCCTTCGACGCCATACGCGCCGCCCTCGACGAAGACTATGACGAGGGTCTCCCCCCTGAAGACCCACCATCCTCATCCACACCATCAACCGCCGCAGCAGCAgcaaccaccaccacaaccaccgtGGCCACTGTAACTCCCGcaaccaaaaccctaaccaaGAAAAGCTCAGCAAAGCCAACTCCAGCCTCCTCGGCTCGGGCCACGAAGCAGAGCCAGCAGAACAAAGaggaggatgatgacgaagacgaaGACAACGTCGATGTGGAGCTGGGGAAGTATCCGGCGACCGGCGACCCTGTGAAAATGGCGAAGATGCA GGCTATTTTATCACGATTCTCGGAGGAGCAGATGAGTAGATATGAGTCTTTTCGGAGAGCTGGGTTTCAGAAATCCAACATGAAAAGG TTGCTAGCAAGCATCAGTGGAACCCCGAAAATATCAGTGCCAATGACTATTGTAGTTTCAGGGATAGCAAAGATGTTTGTTGGTGAACTTGTTGAAACAG CCAGAATGGTTATGTCAGAGAGGAGAGAATCTGGACCAATTCGACCATGCCACATTAGAGAATCCTATCGAAGATTAAAGCTGGAAGGCAAAGTTCCCAAGAGATCAGTCTCAAGGCTCTTCCGGTAG